A stretch of DNA from Acidobacteriota bacterium:
CCACTGTAGCCGACCAGGTTGGCAGTGTTCAGAAAATTGAATACCTCGCCCAACACCATGAGGCTCACACGCTCTCTGCCGAGCGGGAACGTGCGGCTTATGCGCAGGTCCTGCGTGAAGAAGCTGTCGTTGAAAGTATAATCAGCGGGCAGCGTCACACGCGGAGCGGGCTGTCCGCCGAGGGTTTGTTTGCCGGCAAACTCCTGGTTATAGCTATCGACCAACTGCGCCAGGTCATCACGGTCCCTCCCCCGATTGAACTGATTCACTCTCGTCCCCGGCAGCAGATCGTTTACGCTGCCGTCGCCGTTGAAATCTACTCCGCTCACAAAGGCCGAGAACGGCGGCCGGCTGTAGGCGGATAAATTGAAGGAGACTTGAAACCGCCAGGGCAGGTCGACGAAGCCGGAGAGATTCAGGACGTGGCGCAGATCGGTCGCCAGCGGACCGTAGTTCTCGAACCAGTCGTCGTTGTTGAATCCAGTGCCAGGTTCCTGGTTACCGGGTCCGTTGCTTCCCTTGAAGCTGCCCAGCGCGTAGGAGACCAGAAACTGTGTCCGGCGCGAGAAGCGCTTTTCAACTCTCACGAGCAGCCCCTTGTACTGGGCGATGCCTGTGGTGTTGTCAAACGTGATCTGCCCCGCGGAACAGATTGCGGCCAGATCGTTCCGCTGGGTGGGGGTGCACGACGGAATCACCGGGGTTCGCACACCGTTGATTCGGCGGTTGAAGTGGTTGTAGTCGATTCCTCCGAGGAACGTGTGAAGGAATCGCCGCCAGGCAAAGTCGGCCGACAGAACCAGATCGCGGGCTATCTCCCGCTGCACGCCTACGTTGAGGTGCAAAGCGTACGGGGCTTCATAAAGCGGATCGTACAAATTTGAACCCGCCTTGTCGAGATCGAGGTTGCGGAAAGTGAAATCACGGTTGTCCGGGTTGCGTTGTTGCAGCAACTTCGCGCGAATGCCTGGCAGGATGTTTTGCAGATCAGCGCCGGTAAAAGCGGTGGGGCTTTGGAAATCCAGCGCCCGGCCATCAAGGAAGATGCCGGTGCCTGAAATATTTGTCCTTCGGCCCGTACCTGCCGGCGACAGTGCCAGACGCTCTCGTTCTAAATTGAGTCCGTTGAAGCTGACAGGGTCGAAGTAACGGCCCGCGCCCCCACGAATCACCGTCTTGCCATCACGTGTCGCCGCCCACGCAAATCCTACAGTAGGCGAGAAGTTATCTTTCTGCGCAACAGGAGGACCAAGACCGTCCGGGCCAAGGATCGCCGTCAAGAGTTTGGGCTTCGAGAGATCTGTATTGAGACTGTTCGGTTCGTAAGACCAGGCCAGACCATAGTTCACAGTCAGGCGCGAGTCGATGCGCCACGTGTCGGCCGCATAGAGGCGGTAAAGATCCAGATGGCGGCGCTTGCGAAAGTCACGCTGGGGAGTCAAGCCCGGTCCAATGCCGGTCAAGAGACTACGGAGAGAAAGCCGGAGAATGTCATCTAGCGTCGAGAATGATGACGGCAGAGGAATCTGCGCCGAGGGCGCCGCCGTCGTATTGAACCGCCGCACCTCCTCCGGCGAATATAGCTGAATCGTTGCGGGCTCATTAGTGATCAATTGGGTTGAAGTGGCAGCGTGCTCCCAATCAAAGCCGAAGCGGAGACTGTGATTACCGCGCTGCCACGCCAGGCTCTCGGTCAACTGATAGCGGCGTCCGACGAAAGAAAACCCTCGCGCCTGGCCGAACGATACCTCCGCATCCGCAATGTTGATGCGCGGGACTCCCACACCCAAACAACCGGGACAGTCCTCGGCGGTTGCGGGCGTTTCTCCAGTGCTGACGAAAAAGTAAGAGAAGCGCAGATCATTGACGAGGCCAGGTGACAAGACGCTCGTGATTCCACCAATACTCTGATCCACCCAGTTCTTGACGCGCGACCAGGCCGAAGGCAGCGTATTGCTGTTGCCCTCGTTGGGACCAAAAAGACTGTTGCCGTCGTGAGTGTAACGGATGAAGGCGTTGTGGTCCTGGTTCAGACGAACATCGAAGCGCACGTTGAATTGATTGCCGAGAAAAGGACTGGGAAAGACTCCCCCGAGCGGCGCAAACTCGGAAGTGCGCGGCTGGACCGAGAAGACGCCCCTCTGGTCGTTGCGCTCGTAGCTAGTGAAGAAGAAGGCGTGGTCGCGGGCGATCGGGCCGCCGAGATGATAGCCGAACTGGCTCCGTTGGAAGAAAGGGTCAGGGTTGTTCGGGTCACGCTGTAGACCTGGGTCGGCGGCCAGGGTATGGTCTCGATAAAAGTAGAATCCGCTGCCGTGAAACTCGTTGCCGCCGGAGCGCGTCACAATATTGATCGCGCCGTTGGTCGTCAGGCTGGTCGAAAGATCGAAGTTGACAGTCGAGAGTTGAAACTCCTGCACGACCTCCTGGGAGATTTGCAGGATAGCGCTGAGGTTGCCAATGGTGACGATGTTTGCGCCGTCTACGGTGACGCGGGTGTTTCCGATGCGCGGGGCTACAAAAACACCTGTGCCGAGCACCGGCACAAAGACGCGGTTGTTCGTGGACGGGGTCGCGTTGGTCACGCCCGGTTCCAGCTTTGCAAGGTCCAGAAAGTTTCTCCCGTTGAGTGGCAGGTTCTCAATTTGATTGCGGCTGACCAGGCCGCCAACCTGATGGCCGTCATAATGGATTAGCGGAGTGACACTGCTGACCGTTATGTTTTCGGTTATCCCGATCTGGACCTGAAGATTGACGGTGGTAGTCGTCCCGGCCTCGACGGTGGCCGTGCGTTCCAGGACGCTAAACCCCATTGCTTCTGCCGTCACCTGATAATCACCTGGGGGCAGCGCCACCGCGCTGTAATCGCCTTCCGCAGAGGTGGTGAGGTTCCTGCTCAGCCCGGTTGCGCGATTGGTGATGGTGATGCGCGCTCCGGCCACGACTGCGCCGGTCGCGTCGGTCACAACTCCGGTGATTGTTCCGGTCGGCGCTTGCGCGTGGGCCACACCGACTGTCCCCAACGCCACCAGTAGAAGCATTGATTGAATCTTGCTCATCGTCTTACTTCATATAGACGTAATAGCGGAACGTAATTCCGCAGAGTTATTCAAAGTTCAGACCTAGAGTTCAGAGTTCGACCTTTAGGTTGCTGGTGCCGCTGGCAAGCTAAAGCTTGAACTCTGAACTTTGAACCTCACGGCGTTAGGTTCATCTTCCGCAGCAATTCAGCGTATCGCCGGTCTGAGCGCAGGCTATCGAACATCGGTCGGCTCTTGAGGCGATATATCAGCGGTGTGCGCTGCTCATAACCTTTTTCCAGCGATTCGAATGCTCTATCCTTATCGCCGAGACCCGTGTAGATGATCGCAAAGTTATAAGGCGAGATGTAGCGTTGCTTTTCCAGCCTCTTCTGCTCGTTGAGTATTTTCAAGGCCTCATCGCGCCTGCCCGCCACCGCATAAGCGTATGCCAGCATCGGGTGTCTATCCCATCGTTCCGGTGCGTTATCGAGGGTCACGGCCGTTTGTATCTCCGCGACGCCCTCCTCATACATCTCCTTTGCTAGATAAGTCTCACCAAGGAGAGCGTGCGGTTGAGGTCTATCCGGGTTCTTATCCAGCACCTCCCGGTACAGCTCAATTGCCTTGTCATACTGGCGCGCAACCAAATACGCATTAGCAAGGCCTCCGGCTTGACTCGTTGGGTCAAGTTCCACAGCCCGTTTCGCATAGGGAAGGGCGTCATCCGGTCGCCCAACGCTCGACAGATAATTGGAAAACGCGATGTTAGCTAGTGGGGAGTTCGGGTCAAGCTCCAGAGCTTGTTTGAGTTCTTTCTCTGATCCCGCCCAGTCGAAATTACTGTACTTAGCCACCCCCAGGAAGACATGACCTTCGGCAAGTGTGTCATCAAGCTCCAGCGCTTTTAGCGCCGCCCCCTCGAGTTTTGGCAAGTACTCATTCGTGGTCCAGAAGCCACGATTTACCATAAAGTAATAGGTATAAGCTAACCCGGTATAAGCCAGTGCATAGTTCGGGTCTTTTTCGATGGCTTGCTTGTAGTAATCAATGCTTTTCTCAAATGCCTCTTTTGTTTGCTTACGGAAGTAATGTTTGCCCAAAATGTAAAGCTCATAAGCCTCGGTGTTCTCGGTGTACGGTTTAGCCAGTTGGTTTTTCTGTTCGCCGGAGAGCCGCAGCCGCAACCCATCTAAAATCTGCCGCGCGATCTCACCTTGAACGACGAGGATACCCGACAGCTTGCGGCTGTATTGCTCGCCCCACAGTCGGCGGTTGTCTCTCACATCCACCAGCTCGGTGCTGATTGCCAGGCCATCCCCTTGCTGTGTCAGTCTGCCCATCAACACAGCCTTGACATTCAACTCGCGCCCGACTGCCTGCGGGTCTACCTGCTGCCCCCTGTAACGCAAGACCCTGTTGAGCGAGATGACTTTCAGGTTAGGCAACCGTGAGAGGCTGTTGATGATGCTGTCGCTGATGCCGTCCGAGAGGTATTCGGTGTTGGGGTCGGCGCTCACGTTGACGAAAGGCAAGACCGCTACCGAATCTATCGCCTCGCCGCTTCTGGCCGGGTAGAAGAAATATGCGACGGCCGCGACGGCAACGACAACGGCTGCTGCCGCGAGTACCGCGCCGCGCTTATGGCGCTTGATCTCACTGACCAGATACTCGGCGCTCGATGTCGTACGTGCCGTCGCACCATCACCAGTCGTTGCGGCAGACTCCGAGACAGTCTCGACCGCCGCCTGACTGCCGCTTGTTGTCGTTATCTTTCCACCGTTTCCATCCGGCTGAAGAGAGCGACTCAGCCGCGCCTCGACCTCCAGCTCTTGCTTCAGGCTCTTTAGATCAACCGACAGTTCACTGACCGTCTGGTATCGCTCCTCCCTGTCCTTGCATAGCGCCTTCGCTACAATCCGCTCCAATTCGGCAGGGACGTTCTGCGCGAACCGCGCCAGCGGCAACGGCTCGTTCTGTAAGATCGCCGCTATCACATCACTCGGCGTCGCCCCCTCGGAGGGGCAGCGCCCGGCCACCATCTCATATATCACCACTCCCAGGCTGAAGTTGTCGCTGCGCGCGTCTACCTTCAGTCCGCGCGCCTGCTCCGGCGACATATAACTCACCGTCCCAAGCACCAGCCCTGGCGTCGTGTCCACATCCACAACAGTCGTTGACTCAGAACCCGAGCGACTCTGCCTCTCTGTAAGCTTCGCCAGCCCGAAGTCCAGGACTTTGACCAGCCCGTCGCGCCGGACCATGACATTCTCAGGTTTTATGTCGCGGTGAACGATCCCCGCCTCGTGCGCGGCTTCAAGGGCGCTCGCGATCTGCGCCGCCACATCGAGCGCCTCACCTACCTCAAGCTGAGCGCCGGACAGGCGCTCTCGCAGCGTCTGGCCGTCAATGTATTCGGTGGCGATGAAGTGGCGCCCGTCTACCTGGCCGACCTCGAAGATCGTCACGATGTTCGGGTGGTTAAGGCTTGAGGCGGAGCGCGCCTCCAGCTCGAACCGGCGCACACGATCAGGTTCTTCGGTGAATTCTTTTGGCAGAAGTTTGAGCGCGACCTTGCGTCCCAGATGGGTATCTTCGGCCAGGTAGACTTCCCCCATCCCGCCTGCCCCAATCAATGACAGCACGCGGTAGTGGCTGAGGCTCTGGCCCATCAGCGATAGATTTTGCCTTCCGGCGACGAGCCCTGCCGCGACCTCAAGGGCGGGCGCAGCGAAGTAATTGCCGACTTTATCGTGGGCACGGAGCAGCGATTCGGCTTCGCGGCGCAACTCTTCATCTGAGCCACACGCTCCATCGAGGAAGGCAGCCCGCGCTTCAGGCTCGATCTCTAGAGCCGCGTGGTAGAGATGACCGGCTTTCTGGTAACGCTCGGGAGTCATCCTCTTCCCCCTTCACTCAGCTCTCTATAAAGCCAGGCTTCGGCCAGGCTCCAGTCGCGCATCCCGTTCGCCCTTTACCTCACTTCAACGCAACGCGCCTGACCAATTCATCGAATCGCGGGTCATCGCGGAGGGCATCAAGACTCGGGTCGATTCGTAAATACGGCATGCCCCATTCGCGTCGTTGATACGATCTTTCCAGGTATTCAAATGCTTTATCCTTGTCCCCTGTATGGACGGTCAAACACGCTTCCAGGAAGTAAGAGCGTATTTTGCCTTCATCAAATCTTTTGACTCGTTCACGCCCGACACCGTGCCATCCCGATGTTTGATATGCTTTCTTATAACCTTGAACGGTTTCTTCGTCTGTTTTCAGTACAGCCTGCCATTTCATAAACCATTCAAAGGCTTCGGCTTCGTTGCCTTGCACGTTCAATGCGGGAACAAGCCAGGCGTAAGTTGCAACAAAATTCGGATCGATTTCTGACACTCGTTTGAATTGGGTGATCGCTTCTGGATAGCTCCGGGCATAATACAAGCTGACACCATAATTTCGCTGGATAAATAGCGACGTCGGCTCAAGGTCTATCGCGGTCTTAATTTCGGCAATGGCTTCGTCAAAACGTCCGCGACCATACAGGTAACGCGCATACATGTCATGCGCCCGACCCGAGTTGGCGTCCAATTCGATGGCGCGTTTGCATTCCCGTTCGGCTCCGTCAAGATCCCATTCGTAGAAAAATTTGTTCTCACACAAGGCGCTATGCGCGTCAGCCAGATTTTCGTCCAATGCTAATGCGTTATTTATCGCTTCAATCGATTTTTTATATTCTTCATGTGTGTTACCTCCGAAATTGCCAAGAGCGCGGTGTACATGCGCCTTTCCCGCCCAAACCCGGGCATAATTAGGGTCAAACTGAATGGCTTGCTCCAAGAGCCCAACCGCCTTTTGCGCGTCCGCCACGGTTCTTTTGTCGTATAGATACATCCCCTGCAGATAGAGCCGGTACGCGTCTTCATTGGTCGTCCCGCGCTTGGCCGTCGGATTGCCTGAAGTAGTTGAGAATCGCGCCAGCAATTTGTTTCCAACCTCGCCCGCAATCGCGTCCTGCATCGCAAAAACATCACCCGCGTCTTTCTCGATCAAATAAGTTTGTTCAATCTGCTCGCTCGCCACATTCAAAAGCTGTGCGGTGACGCGGATTTTCCCGTTTGCCAATTGATAACTCGACGCGAGAACGTAATCTACCCGCTGCTCCCGCCCGGCGGTAAGCGAGTCCTGGTTGATGTCGGCATATTTGCGTGTAGCGCTCAAGGGGCGGACGATAATACCCTTCATAGAGTTGATTCTGTGAATCAGGGAATCGGCGATACCGATTTCGTAAATCTCAACCCGGTTCGCTGTATTGATTGGTTTGAGCGGCAAGACGGCAATTGATTTCGTACCGTCCGCGCTCGAAGCTGTCTTTCCCCTATAGAAAAAATAATAGCCAATTGCAATTACGCCGACGAGCAATGCGGCTAGCGCAAATGCGGAAACCGGTTTATGGCGTCTGACAGTCACTGAAAAACCGTGCTGTGTTTCCGCGGTTTGTTTGTTCGCATCTCCCGTCGTCGCTTGCAAAACCGCGGTTGCCTTTTGTCTATCAGACGAAAGCGACCTTTCTAATTTGTTTTCCAGGGTGAGATTTTCTTTCAAGTCCTTCAAATCCGTGAGAACGTCCTTCATCGTTTCATAACGTTCGTCCCTATTTTTGCGGAGCGTTTTGGCAACGATACGCTTCAACTCGTCCGGCACATTTGAA
This window harbors:
- a CDS encoding carboxypeptidase regulatory-like domain-containing protein, whose protein sequence is MSKIQSMLLLVALGTVGVAHAQAPTGTITGVVTDATGAVVAGARITITNRATGLSRNLTTSAEGDYSAVALPPGDYQVTAEAMGFSVLERTATVEAGTTTTVNLQVQIGITENITVSSVTPLIHYDGHQVGGLVSRNQIENLPLNGRNFLDLAKLEPGVTNATPSTNNRVFVPVLGTGVFVAPRIGNTRVTVDGANIVTIGNLSAILQISQEVVQEFQLSTVNFDLSTSLTTNGAINIVTRSGGNEFHGSGFYFYRDHTLAADPGLQRDPNNPDPFFQRSQFGYHLGGPIARDHAFFFTSYERNDQRGVFSVQPRTSEFAPLGGVFPSPFLGNQFNVRFDVRLNQDHNAFIRYTHDGNSLFGPNEGNSNTLPSAWSRVKNWVDQSIGGITSVLSPGLVNDLRFSYFFVSTGETPATAEDCPGCLGVGVPRINIADAEVSFGQARGFSFVGRRYQLTESLAWQRGNHSLRFGFDWEHAATSTQLITNEPATIQLYSPEEVRRFNTTAAPSAQIPLPSSFSTLDDILRLSLRSLLTGIGPGLTPQRDFRKRRHLDLYRLYAADTWRIDSRLTVNYGLAWSYEPNSLNTDLSKPKLLTAILGPDGLGPPVAQKDNFSPTVGFAWAATRDGKTVIRGGAGRYFDPVSFNGLNLERERLALSPAGTGRRTNISGTGIFLDGRALDFQSPTAFTGADLQNILPGIRAKLLQQRNPDNRDFTFRNLDLDKAGSNLYDPLYEAPYALHLNVGVQREIARDLVLSADFAWRRFLHTFLGGIDYNHFNRRINGVRTPVIPSCTPTQRNDLAAICSAGQITFDNTTGIAQYKGLLVRVEKRFSRRTQFLVSYALGSFKGSNGPGNQEPGTGFNNDDWFENYGPLATDLRHVLNLSGFVDLPWRFQVSFNLSAYSRPPFSAFVSGVDFNGDGSVNDLLPGTRVNQFNRGRDRDDLAQLVDSYNQEFAGKQTLGGQPAPRVTLPADYTFNDSFFTQDLRISRTFPLGRERVSLMVLGEVFNFLNTANLVGYSGNIGNSAEFGQPGARFSQVFGSGGPRAFQLGARVSF
- a CDS encoding protein kinase, which produces MTPERYQKAGHLYHAALEIEPEARAAFLDGACGSDEELRREAESLLRAHDKVGNYFAAPALEVAAGLVAGRQNLSLMGQSLSHYRVLSLIGAGGMGEVYLAEDTHLGRKVALKLLPKEFTEEPDRVRRFELEARSASSLNHPNIVTIFEVGQVDGRHFIATEYIDGQTLRERLSGAQLEVGEALDVAAQIASALEAAHEAGIVHRDIKPENVMVRRDGLVKVLDFGLAKLTERQSRSGSESTTVVDVDTTPGLVLGTVSYMSPEQARGLKVDARSDNFSLGVVIYEMVAGRCPSEGATPSDVIAAILQNEPLPLARFAQNVPAELERIVAKALCKDREERYQTVSELSVDLKSLKQELEVEARLSRSLQPDGNGGKITTTSGSQAAVETVSESAATTGDGATARTTSSAEYLVSEIKRHKRGAVLAAAAVVVAVAAVAYFFYPARSGEAIDSVAVLPFVNVSADPNTEYLSDGISDSIINSLSRLPNLKVISLNRVLRYRGQQVDPQAVGRELNVKAVLMGRLTQQGDGLAISTELVDVRDNRRLWGEQYSRKLSGILVVQGEIARQILDGLRLRLSGEQKNQLAKPYTENTEAYELYILGKHYFRKQTKEAFEKSIDYYKQAIEKDPNYALAYTGLAYTYYFMVNRGFWTTNEYLPKLEGAALKALELDDTLAEGHVFLGVAKYSNFDWAGSEKELKQALELDPNSPLANIAFSNYLSSVGRPDDALPYAKRAVELDPTSQAGGLANAYLVARQYDKAIELYREVLDKNPDRPQPHALLGETYLAKEMYEEGVAEIQTAVTLDNAPERWDRHPMLAYAYAVAGRRDEALKILNEQKRLEKQRYISPYNFAIIYTGLGDKDRAFESLEKGYEQRTPLIYRLKSRPMFDSLRSDRRYAELLRKMNLTP
- a CDS encoding protein kinase, which encodes MTPERHRKAGHLYHAALEIEPEARAAFLDGECGEDEELRREAESLLRAHDRVGNYFVAPALAIAAGLVAGRQNLSLAGQSLSHYRVLSLIGAGGMGEVYLAEDTSLGRKVALKLLPKEFTEDPDQVRRFELEARAASSLNHPNIVTIFEVGQVDGRHFIATEYIDGQTLREHLSGGHLEVREALDVAAQIASALKAAHEAGIVHRDIKPENVIVRPDGLVKVLDFGLAKLVEQENKALMGLDATTRNQTAKGVILGTVNYMSPEQAKGERVDERTDIFSFGVVIYEMLAGRIPFEGDSLSETFANLINTEPQPLSGSASNVPDELKRIVAKTLRKNRDERYETMKDVLTDLKDLKENLTLENKLERSLSSDRQKATAVLQATTGDANKQTAETQHGFSVTVRRHKPVSAFALAALLVGVIAIGYYFFYRGKTASSADGTKSIAVLPLKPINTANRVEIYEIGIADSLIHRINSMKGIIVRPLSATRKYADINQDSLTAGREQRVDYVLASSYQLANGKIRVTAQLLNVASEQIEQTYLIEKDAGDVFAMQDAIAGEVGNKLLARFSTTSGNPTAKRGTTNEDAYRLYLQGMYLYDKRTVADAQKAVGLLEQAIQFDPNYARVWAGKAHVHRALGNFGGNTHEEYKKSIEAINNALALDENLADAHSALCENKFFYEWDLDGAERECKRAIELDANSGRAHDMYARYLYGRGRFDEAIAEIKTAIDLEPTSLFIQRNYGVSLYYARSYPEAITQFKRVSEIDPNFVATYAWLVPALNVQGNEAEAFEWFMKWQAVLKTDEETVQGYKKAYQTSGWHGVGRERVKRFDEGKIRSYFLEACLTVHTGDKDKAFEYLERSYQRREWGMPYLRIDPSLDALRDDPRFDELVRRVALK